A segment of the Terribacillus aidingensis genome:
TGGCTTCCCAGCGGGTGTTGTCAATATCGTCACTGGCCGTGGTTCTGTCATCGGTGACTTCCTTGTGGAGCATAAAGATATAAGCATGGTTTCTTTCACTGGGGGAACTAAAACAGGTGAGAATCTGGCGAAAGTTGCTGGCATGAAGCCTGTCGTTCTTGAGCTTGGCGGTAAAGATCCTGGTATTGTCCGCGAAGATGCAGATCTTGATAAAGCTGTGAAGAATATCATCAGCGGAGCATATTCTTATTCAGGTCAGCGTTGTACAGCGATCAAACGTGTACTTGTCCATGATAATGTGGCAAATGAATTGGTTGCTAAATTGCAGGCTGAAGTGGAGAAATTGGCTGTTGGTTCTCCAGAAGACGGCAATACAGTTGTTCCATTGATTGATAGTAAATCAGCAGATGGCGTGCAAGCGCTAATCGATGATGCATTGGAAAAAGGCGCGACACTTCTTGCAGGTAACAAACGCGAAGGCAATCTGATTCATCCGACATTGCTTGATCATGTAACCGAAGATATGGATGTTGCATGGGTAGAACCATTCGGTCCAGTATTACCTGTCATCCGTGTTGGTTCTGATGAGGAAGCAATCGAAATTGCTAATAAATCCGAGTACGGCTTGCAGGCGAGCATCTTCACACGTGATGTGGATAAAGCCTTCTATATTGCGAACGAATTGGAAACTGGGGCTGTCCAAATCAATGGACGTACAGAGCGTGGTCCTGACCACTTCCCGTTCCTTGGAGTAAAAGGTTCTGGTATGGGAACACAAGGTATCGCAAACAGCATTCTTTCTATGACAAGAGAGAAGCTGACTGTATTGAACCTGGATAAATAAAATAAAAAAGAGGAATCCCGTAGGATTCCTCTTTTTTGTGTTGATTTAGTCTTCGTCGATGATTGTAAGCTGACGCGTTTTCTCAGCCACTTCTTCTGGATCAACTGTAATGCGGTTGACGCCAGTATCCATCGCAGCTTTCGCTACTGCTTTAGCAACAGCTGGAGCAACACGCGGATCGAATGGAGCTGGGATAACGTAGTCTTCGTTCAAATCGCTTTCGTCGATCAATTCAGCGATCGCTTTAGCAGCTGCAATCTTCATTTCCTCGTTGATGCCAGTTGCGCGAACATCCAGCGCACCACGGAAGATACCAGGGAAGGCAAGTACGTTATTCACTTGATTCGGGAAGTCAGAGCGGCCAGTACCGATTACGCGGGCACCTGCTTCTTTTGCATCAGCTGGCAGGATTTCCGGATCAGGATTAGCCATTGCGAAGATGATAGGATCCTTCGCCATAGTGCGTACGTCGTCTTTTGACAATAGGTTTGCCAAAGATACACCGATGAACACGTCCGCATCCTTGATCGCATCAGATAGGCTACCTTCCTGACGGTCACGGTTCGTGATTTTCGCTACGCGGTCTTTCATTTTGTTCATGCCTTCTGGACGGCCTTCGTAAATCATACCTTTGGAGTCACACATGATAACGTTGTTCACACCAAGGCTGTGCAGCAATTCGATGATTGCGATACCTGCAGCGCCAGCACCGTTAGCTACCACTTTGATGTTATCGAAGCTTTTGCCAACCAATTTCAATGCGTTCAGCAACCCAGCAACCGTTACGATTGCAGTACCATGCTGATCATCATGGAATACTGGAATGTCCGTTTCCGCTTTCAAGCGCTCTTCGATTTCGAAGCAGCGAGGAGCGGAGATGTCCTCTAGGTTCACGCCGCCGAATGTTGGTGCCATCAATTTCACAGTGCGAACGATTTCGTCCACGTCATTTGTGTCAAGCACGATTGGGAAGCTGTCAACTCCTGCGAAGCTTTGGAATAGGACGGATTTTCCTTCCATTACCGGAAGCGATGCTTCTGGACCGATGTTTCCAAGACCAAGCACGGCAGAGCCGTCACTGACAACTGCAACCATGTTGCCTTTCATTGTGTATTCGTATACGTCATCCTTGTTTTGGTGGATTTCTTTACAAGGTTCAGCTACACCAGGAGAATAAGCAAGGCTCAAATCCGTTGCATTACGGACAGGGATCTTCGACTTCATCGTCAGTTTCCCTTTATTTTCGCGGTGTATTCTCAGTGCATCTTCTCGTAGATTACTCATCCTCTTACATCCCTTCTTTATATGTAAATATCTAATAGTAGATTTCTATACCAGCTTCGATTATACCTTTCTGCAGAGGAGGAAAGCGATTAATTGGCTTGTAATTCCCATTTTATAATTAAAATAACTGATAGTTAAACTAAAGAAAGTGAAATGCAGCCTCTTTTAGTCAGATTGACAGGAAATATCTGTTATGATATTTTCTATATAAAGCGTTTACAAGTGAACGAGGATTGTTACCGCATTGCGGGCAAAACCTGAATTTACACAAGCAGCCAGCTGCTATGTGTGAATTTGGGTTTTTTTCATTCTGTTAAGAAAGAGGGGGAAATCAATGAAGATAGAAAAGATCCTGAACAATAGTGTTGTGGTTACAAGGAATGATAAAAATCAGGAACTGGTCGTGATGGGAAAAGGCTTGGCTTTCAAGAAGAAGATTGGAGATCCGATAGATGTATCTCAGATTGAGAAGAAATTCATCTTGGAAAAATCAGGTGTGGCCGATAAACTAGAGACACTTTTGCGGGATGTTTCTCCTTTTTATCTTTCTATTGCCGCTAAAATAGTAGAATATGCTCGCGGTCATCTCCCGTACGATTTGGATGAATATCTTTATGTAGCATTGACTGATCATCTTAGTTTTGCCATCAGCAGAGAGAAACAGGGTATTACCCTGAAGAACCCGCTTGTTTGGGAAATACGAAAATATTATAAGCAAGAATATAAGATTGCGTGGAAAGCGCTGGACATCATCGAAGAGGATACAGGCTATCATTTAAGGGAAGATGAAGCTGCATCCATCGCATTGCATTTGGTCAATAGTCAGCTGACAGGTGAACACATGCTGACGGCTGTACAAGTAACGGAAATAGTCAGCAACCTGCTGAATATAGTTACCTACTATTTGAAAGGTAATGTAGATGAGAACTCGGTCAATTATGAGAGATTCCTGACACACTTGCGTTTTTTTGCAGTACGTTTTCTGCGGGATGAGAGATTACCTGAACTGGCTGAATCATTCCTTTATGATCAAGTGCGGCTGAAGTACAAGCATGCATTTCAATGTACAGAAAGAATGGATATTTACTTAAAGGAAAAGTTTGATTCTGGACTTACACAGGATGAGCAATTGTATCTGACTGTCCATATACATCGCCTTACAGAACAGTCGCAGAAAAATAAAAGTAAATAAATTGTAAATGTAAGCGTTGACATTTTGGGGTGAAGGTGATAAATTTTACTTATCAGCTGAATATCCTTCGAAGGAATGTTACCTTAATAGGGCATAACCTGATTAGCTTGGCAGCACACACTTGTGCGCCAATCTGATCAGGTTTTTTATTTGCCAAATTCCAATAATAAAGGTGGGATTAAGATGAAGTATGAGCAACTGGCCAAAGATATCATCGAGCAAGTCGGAGGCCGCGAAAATGTTAACAGCGTTGTCCATTGTATCACTCGTTTACGCTTTAAGTTGAAGGATGAGAATAAAGCCAACACCGAAGCACTAAAGAACATGGACGATGTTGTTACCGTTCTGAAGAGCGGTGGACAATATCAAGTTGTCATCGGCAATCATGTGCCGGATGTATATAAAGCAGTAGCGCATGTTGGCGGGTTCACTGGTAACGAGCAAGCGTCTCAAGAGGAAGACAAGGATACAAATCCATTCAATAAGTTTATCGATATTATCTCTAGTATCTTTACGCCGGTATTAGGAGTATTAGCTGCAACTGGTATGATTAAAGGTTTCAATGCTATGTTTCTCGCATTTGGTTGGTTAAAAGCAGAATCTGGTACCTATCAGATCCTTAATGCTGTTGGCGATTCTTTGTTCTATTTCTTCCCCATTTTCTTAGGCTACACTGCAATGAAAAAGTTCGGCGGAAGTCATTTTATCGGGATGGCTATCGGGGCTGCGCTCGTTTATCCGACACTATCCGGTCTTACAACAGGCGATCCACTGTATACGTTATTTAGTGGTACGCTGTTTGAATCACCAGTGCATATTACATTCTTGGGGATGCCAGTAATCTTGATGACTTATTCATCATCTGTTATTCCTATCATTCTGGCGACGTTCTTTGCAGCAAAAGTTGAAAGAGGCTTCGCAAAGATTGTACCTGATGTTATCAAGACCTTTGTTGTACCGTTCTTGACATTGTTAGTGGTTGTACCGTTGACATTCATGATTATCGGTCCGATTGCGACTTGGGCAGGTCAGCTTATCGGGCAAGCGACACTTAGCATCTATGACTTAAGCCCAATCATTGCTGGTTTGTTCTTAGGGGCCTTCTGGCAGATATTCGTTATT
Coding sequences within it:
- a CDS encoding NADP-dependent glyceraldehyde-3-phosphate dehydrogenase; this translates as MESTLTAQRYYVNGEWKESNTGNVVEIMSPYKEGVVGTVQALSQEEAAAAIQSAKQAQKAWAKVSLQEKADLLYKWADELLAMQDELAHTMMLEVGKSLKDAKSEVQRTYDYIRYTAQEALHTNGESMRGDRFPGGSSSKVGIVDRVPLGVVLAIAPFNYPVNLSASKLAPALISGNTVIFKPATQGALSGIKMMEAFDRAGFPAGVVNIVTGRGSVIGDFLVEHKDISMVSFTGGTKTGENLAKVAGMKPVVLELGGKDPGIVREDADLDKAVKNIISGAYSYSGQRCTAIKRVLVHDNVANELVAKLQAEVEKLAVGSPEDGNTVVPLIDSKSADGVQALIDDALEKGATLLAGNKREGNLIHPTLLDHVTEDMDVAWVEPFGPVLPVIRVGSDEEAIEIANKSEYGLQASIFTRDVDKAFYIANELETGAVQINGRTERGPDHFPFLGVKGSGMGTQGIANSILSMTREKLTVLNLDK
- a CDS encoding malic enzyme-like NAD(P)-binding protein, producing the protein MSNLREDALRIHRENKGKLTMKSKIPVRNATDLSLAYSPGVAEPCKEIHQNKDDVYEYTMKGNMVAVVSDGSAVLGLGNIGPEASLPVMEGKSVLFQSFAGVDSFPIVLDTNDVDEIVRTVKLMAPTFGGVNLEDISAPRCFEIEERLKAETDIPVFHDDQHGTAIVTVAGLLNALKLVGKSFDNIKVVANGAGAAGIAIIELLHSLGVNNVIMCDSKGMIYEGRPEGMNKMKDRVAKITNRDRQEGSLSDAIKDADVFIGVSLANLLSKDDVRTMAKDPIIFAMANPDPEILPADAKEAGARVIGTGRSDFPNQVNNVLAFPGIFRGALDVRATGINEEMKIAAAKAIAELIDESDLNEDYVIPAPFDPRVAPAVAKAVAKAAMDTGVNRITVDPEEVAEKTRQLTIIDED
- the licT gene encoding BglG family transcription antiterminator LicT produces the protein MKIEKILNNSVVVTRNDKNQELVVMGKGLAFKKKIGDPIDVSQIEKKFILEKSGVADKLETLLRDVSPFYLSIAAKIVEYARGHLPYDLDEYLYVALTDHLSFAISREKQGITLKNPLVWEIRKYYKQEYKIAWKALDIIEEDTGYHLREDEAASIALHLVNSQLTGEHMLTAVQVTEIVSNLLNIVTYYLKGNVDENSVNYERFLTHLRFFAVRFLRDERLPELAESFLYDQVRLKYKHAFQCTERMDIYLKEKFDSGLTQDEQLYLTVHIHRLTEQSQKNKSK